Genomic segment of Prosthecobacter debontii:
ACACTATGTGGCCATTCGATCAACCACCCAACTGCGCAACGATGACGACTACACATGTTATGCAGAATGGTGCCGCTATTACCCGCGCCTACCATGATGAGGATGATCACGGATGGCAGTTTTGCTCAGAGCATATCACGCACCCCAAGGATGCTATGTTAGTTTCGCTTCAGGAGATCGTGAATATAGATCAGAGCGTTACTGAGATTGCCGACTTGCCTCCGGGCTGGATGGCGCAGCGCGAGCGTATCGGCTCCGCATGGCACCGTATCTTGCAGTATGCCGATGCTACTCAAGTGATCATTGATTGGTCACTCATTACGAGCGAAGAAGCTTTTTATGATTCGGTCTTGTCTCAGTGCGGATCTCCTACATGGCATGGCCGCAACCTAGATGCACTTGCCGACTCATGGATCACAGGCGGCATAGATTCTGGAGGACCGCAATATGCCTTCGGTTTCTTTGCTTCTGAATCCACCTTGCCTGATTTAATTGCATTCCGCGACTCCGTTCTCAAGATCGCAGAAGAATCAATCGACGAGAACGGCGGTCGATACATCCAACAATCCGAACAAAGCGGTGGAGGCAACGGGCTAAAGCCCGTGCCTCACCTTTAACGTTAGGCAGAAACACAAAGACAATGCATTTCCCAAAACAACTGAATATCACACTCGGCTCTACTTCAGCCTTCGACGTAGAGACCTATCTCGTCGAGACCAATGATTATGCTATCGCCCGAAGCACTGAGGGCGCAATTGGAGTCACTTGGAATCGAAGCGATGAGCGCCCACAAGGATTTCCCAGCACTTACAAACATCAGCAGTGGTTTATGCTGCCTGAACCCATCGCACGGATGGTTCTTGCTGGTGCGGATTTGTTCGTCGGTGCTGCTCAGGCAACCGAGGACAGCAACGGCCGTGAGGCTCAGTGACAAAGAGCCTTAGAGGACCCAAGCCAAGGATTATGAAGCCGCAGCGCTACAACATGAAGCCGAACAAGGCGCGGCTGGGCAACCGCTGGGGCTGCTGTATCGGCCATGCTTTCCGTAACTTTAACCCGCCATCCCGTCTCGACGCTCACCTCCGCCCCAGCGGTGCCAGCGCTTAGACGTTCTGCCAAGAAATGAAGACGCCGCTGATTCATGTTCCTTCTCTAGGAAGCCTTCACTCCAAGGGCTACTGGGTCTCACTTTTCGTCTTGATGTTCGGTGGCTCATTAATCTTCCTTCACTATGTTTTCATCGTGACAATGGCAGTCCCAATGGTCGGTGCGTTCTCCCGTGAACCAAAGTTGATTTGGAGAGCTTTTGCTATCGTGACTTTACTTTTAGCGATGGCTTATTTGACGTTTCGATTCCTCAAAGAGGGAAGCCAAGGTTTAATTTTCTTTTACGGAACGGATTCATTCGGACTTTCTCTCCCGGAGATAAACCTTTTAAGCTTTTTGGTTGTTGCGTCGATCTTTCTGCCCCTATCGGCAGCCTGTGCGATTCACCGTATTCGCCAACACCAAAAACGTGCAGAAGAAATCAATAGTGACCACAGCGGATAACGTCCTTCGTTCACTTCGCTCTATAAGTCCTATGCCGCCGATTCGACGTCCACCGCCGTCCAAGCGGTCGCCTCAGTTTGATCGTTCGCCTAACTCAACGCGCCACGCACAATGAAGCAGCCCAACTCCGACTGGTTTAGTCCACTCGACCCAGCGGTCATCACCACCGAGGCTGTAGCTCAGAGACGCCAACCTGTTACCCGAATTGTTCATGAGGACGGTCATGGTGGCTGGCAGTTCTACGATGACATTGAGCCGTTGCGTGGTCCTGTTGTACTTCCGAAGCCAGATATGCTGGCATTAGACCCTTCGCTTGCTTTAGTTACTGATCTGCCCGTGGGCTGGGAGGCTACTAGAGAGACTGTTTCTGACCCGTGGGTTCGCTCAGAGTTACCATGATGAATAGCCGCAGTCTACCAACGAAGGAGAACAAGGCACAGGAGGCAACCGCCGGGGCTCTGTGCCGGAGATGTTCTATTTTAACTCCACCCCTCACCGCCGATTCGATGTCCACCCCCGCCCCAGCGATCGCCTCAGTTTAACCGTTCACCCAAGACTCTGCGCTTCATGTCCATCTCAACCAAAAGTCGCCGCAAGCTTGTCCGGGATGGGCGGCTTTTCGTTTGGTGGGTTGCCCCAGACTTGGACAGCACCGACATGGTCCTCCATGTGGTCAGTGACGATAAGCGTTTCATTACTCATTATGTTCTGGGACAGGACGATACCACCAGTCTGTTAATCGTGCTTGGGTCGGAGTTTTCAGGCGCACCAACAGGCGGTTGTTGGACTCGATTTCGTTGTCCGCGCTTTGACATGGATGGCGTCATTCTACCGTCGGGAGTCCGTAGTCTGATCGATTGGTGCCTCACTTCTGACGCCGCCAGACACCCGCTGGAGCATGGAGAGTATCCGGGGGCATTTTACGGTTCACAGCCTGATGTAACCGGATTCTCCAACAGAGTTTGACAGTCTTTCCAGATGATCGTTTCTTCCTGTCATAGACTACTCCATGCCTGTTGGCTCATACAGAGCTCGACCACTGGCAGCAGCCTGCCCACTATCACGCCTTCACCCGGTGGAGCTAACACTCGCAGCCAACCAAGGGTGAACAAGGCGCTGGTGCCAACCACCTGGGCTGCCCTGTCGTCGGAGCGCTCCGTAACTCGAACCCGCCTTCCCGTTTCCACGCTCACCCCGCCCCGGCGGTCGGCACAGCTTAATCGTTCGCCCAACCCAAATGAGTGACGCCACCAGAATCAGCGCAGGCAGTGTCTTGGGTTCCTTGGCGCTGGGACTTGTCGTTGGATTGGGTATCGGCGGTCTTAGTGTCCTCTTTACAGGCCCAGGCCATGGTTGGGGTTCTGGAGTCATCTCGTCTTTGAGCATCGTAGGCGCACCGCTGGCCGGTGTTGCATGGGCCATGCGAGGCGTGGCACTTGGGAGGACATTTGCTGTGTCCGCCCTGCTGGTAGGATTCGTGACAGATGTATGGCTTGTGATCGCGACAGTCGGCGAAGGAACCTCTTATTTGGGCAAGGTTTTGAGTGCGACGCCTTTGCTGCTGCTCTGGTTGGTGCTTTTCATTGGATGGCAGCTTGTCGCAGCCATTGCGGTTCAGACTCCCACATCGACAACCTCACCATGAACACAAGGCCGAACAAAACGGATGCAGGCAACGGCTCGTAACCGTCTGTCGTGTCAGCGAATTCTTGCGCCCCGCCGTCGCCACAGCTTATCGTTAGGCAGAAATATATGAACATCAAAATCGACGATCTGTCCGACCCCGAAATAGCTGCATTCCTCGAAGAGCACATTCAAGATATGCGCTCTGTCTCCCCGCCGGAGAGCAAGCACGCGCTGGACCTAAACGGACTATGGAAGCCGGAGATCGCGTTTTGGACCGCGTGGAATGATGTCGGCTTAGTCGGATGCTGCGCACTAAAGACCATTTCCAAGCATGAGGGAGAAGTGAAGTCGATGCGCGTATCAAAGCTATATCGAGGTCGAGGTTTGGGGCAGACGCTTTGTAGGCACTTGATTTCGGAGGCACAGAAGCGTGGCCTAGATACCTTATTTCTCGAAACAGGATCGATGGATTTCTTTATCCCTGCGCGAAAGCTATATGAAAGAATAGGATTTGTTTATTGTGGGCCATTCAGCGGATACAGGCTTGATCCTAATAGCGTGTTCATGACGCGAAAGATATAAGAAATGAAACCTGAGCCTAACAACGCGATGGAGCCAACTCCGGTAAGTGTCACAGGCCATGCTAACGCATGGCCTGCGCCACTTACCTCTGCGGCTCATCTTAGACGTTAGCCCCAGAAAAGAAACACTCCCTCTTCAAAGATGAAATACGACGACACGTCTTGGCACTCTGGAGGCAAGTTCCCTGAGGATTTACCACCAGAAGCTGGTGCCACCCACACCGGCATGTTTGTTGCATGGGCGCTACTTTCGGGCCTTGCTGGCGACGTTCATATTGAGGACTTCCCTGAGAGCATTCCGATGCTCAGAGATCGCACCGTGACACCAGGAGCATTTTTCTTGAGTAGCTGTGATGGTAAGTTTACGGACGAAGATCTGAACGACGAGGGGAATGCTTTCACAGCCAGCTACTTCGACTTCGAGACTGGCAAGTATTTATGC
This window contains:
- a CDS encoding DUF7832 domain-containing protein, which produces MKYDDTSWHSGGKFPEDLPPEAGATHTGMFVAWALLSGLAGDVHIEDFPESIPMLRDRTVTPGAFFLSSCDGKFTDEDLNDEGNAFTASYFDFETGKYLCDYGDMLGRQLPELYYVADTWDNFDLLKPIIDQRYANWKAAKD
- a CDS encoding GNAT family N-acetyltransferase, with the translated sequence MNIKIDDLSDPEIAAFLEEHIQDMRSVSPPESKHALDLNGLWKPEIAFWTAWNDVGLVGCCALKTISKHEGEVKSMRVSKLYRGRGLGQTLCRHLISEAQKRGLDTLFLETGSMDFFIPARKLYERIGFVYCGPFSGYRLDPNSVFMTRKI
- a CDS encoding barstar family protein, with protein sequence MTTTHVMQNGAAITRAYHDEDDHGWQFCSEHITHPKDAMLVSLQEIVNIDQSVTEIADLPPGWMAQRERIGSAWHRILQYADATQVIIDWSLITSEEAFYDSVLSQCGSPTWHGRNLDALADSWITGGIDSGGPQYAFGFFASESTLPDLIAFRDSVLKIAEESIDENGGRYIQQSEQSGGGNGLKPVPHL